A stretch of Imperialibacter roseus DNA encodes these proteins:
- a CDS encoding type II toxin-antitoxin system VapC family toxin, translating into MEKEQLVLCDTNIIIEFYKENATILEALKQIGQENIVLSIVSSGELMYGALNKKELNKINQDLFHLKVLDIDKPTCEMFMKLMNKYSLSHNLTLGDGLIAATAIAHGLPLYTLNLKDFKYIEGVRLWIT; encoded by the coding sequence ATGGAAAAGGAACAATTAGTCCTTTGCGATACCAATATCATCATTGAGTTTTACAAAGAGAACGCTACTATTCTGGAAGCATTGAAGCAAATCGGCCAGGAAAACATCGTTTTGAGCATCGTTTCGTCAGGAGAGTTGATGTATGGCGCTTTGAACAAAAAGGAACTGAACAAGATCAATCAGGATTTATTTCATCTCAAAGTCTTGGATATCGACAAGCCGACTTGTGAAATGTTTATGAAGTTGATGAACAAATACTCACTGAGTCATAACTTAACACTAGGTGATGGACTGATAGCCGCAACGGCCATCGCTCACGGCCTGCCACTTTACACATTGAACCTAAAGGATTTTAAGTATATCGAAGGCGTTAGGCTTTGGATTACCTGA
- a CDS encoding Fic family protein, translating to MNQKLDFGGDVFQQLMKLLSIIDSFKGNWQSIELKHSKHLKELKKIATIESIGSSTRIEGATLTDAEVEKLLKSVKITKLTTREQQEVVGYYETLQVILVNYKDIALSERYIHQLHGMLLKHSAKDQSHKGQYKPLSNQVVANNPDGTQRTIFRITDPSSTSREMEELLNWTDERLTKADMHPLMITAAFVYEFLSIHPYQDGNGRLSRLLTTLLLMQQGYGFVQYVSFEHIIEERKEDYYRALMEGQKNRYKKTERIDRWILFFLDCLSTLIKRLEAKYEVYSKLTKELNERQQAVLEFAKKRKAVRMSEIEEAFKTHSRNTLKKDMAYLVNEGLLLKIGERKGTRYHYQE from the coding sequence ATGAACCAAAAACTTGACTTCGGCGGAGATGTTTTCCAACAACTGATGAAGCTGTTAAGTATTATTGATAGCTTCAAAGGAAACTGGCAATCAATAGAACTAAAGCACAGCAAACACCTCAAAGAACTCAAGAAAATAGCAACCATCGAAAGCATAGGTTCGTCTACCCGAATCGAAGGAGCGACATTGACAGATGCAGAAGTTGAAAAGCTCCTTAAGTCTGTAAAAATTACCAAGTTAACCACCAGAGAACAACAAGAAGTGGTTGGCTATTATGAAACGCTCCAGGTCATCCTGGTTAATTACAAGGACATTGCGTTGTCGGAAAGATATATCCATCAATTGCATGGGATGCTACTAAAGCACAGTGCCAAAGACCAGAGCCATAAAGGTCAGTATAAACCCCTTTCTAACCAGGTAGTGGCTAACAACCCTGACGGAACACAACGAACCATTTTCAGAATAACTGACCCATCTTCCACTTCCAGGGAAATGGAAGAGTTGTTGAACTGGACTGACGAACGCCTGACAAAAGCAGATATGCATCCGCTGATGATTACAGCCGCTTTTGTATACGAATTTCTATCCATCCATCCCTATCAGGACGGAAACGGAAGGCTGTCACGGTTATTGACCACTTTGCTACTCATGCAACAAGGGTATGGGTTCGTTCAGTACGTATCTTTTGAGCACATCATTGAAGAGCGGAAAGAAGACTACTACAGAGCTTTGATGGAAGGCCAGAAAAACCGGTACAAGAAAACCGAAAGGATAGACAGATGGATCTTATTTTTCCTGGATTGTCTGTCTACACTTATCAAGCGCTTAGAAGCAAAATACGAGGTTTACAGCAAGCTGACAAAAGAGCTGAACGAAAGACAGCAAGCAGTGCTTGAGTTCGCCAAAAAGCGGAAGGCTGTTCGTATGAGCGAAATAGAGGAAGCATTTAAAACTCATTCACGAAACACTTTGAAGAAAGACATGGCTTACCTGGTCAATGAAGGGTTATTGTTAAAGATTGGAGAGAGAAAGGGCACTCGCTACCACTATCAGGAATAG
- a CDS encoding type II toxin-antitoxin system Phd/YefM family antitoxin produces the protein MEITTYSNFRQNMKSFLDKVLSSHSPLFVSRANGEDVVVMSKADYESMQETMYLLSSSKNAERLARGIEEYKEGKGVERELIDE, from the coding sequence ATGGAAATAACCACCTATTCAAATTTTCGTCAGAACATGAAGTCCTTTCTCGATAAGGTGCTGTCTTCTCATTCGCCTTTGTTTGTTTCCCGAGCAAATGGTGAGGATGTGGTTGTGATGTCGAAAGCCGACTATGAGAGCATGCAGGAGACCATGTACCTGCTGAGTAGCTCCAAAAATGCTGAAAGACTTGCCCGTGGAATAGAGGAATACAAAGAGGGAAAAGGGGTAGAGCGAGAGCTGATTGACGAATGA
- a CDS encoding Txe/YoeB family addiction module toxin, translating to MKIVFLSPGWEDYLHWQQTDKKMLRRINELIKQCQRTPFEGSGKPEPLRSNLSGWWSRRMDHEHRLVYKAEGDSLYILQCRKHY from the coding sequence ATGAAAATCGTTTTCCTCTCTCCGGGATGGGAAGATTATCTCCACTGGCAACAGACTGATAAAAAGATGCTTAGAAGGATCAATGAGTTAATCAAACAATGCCAACGAACCCCATTTGAAGGCAGCGGGAAGCCCGAGCCACTACGAAGTAATTTGTCAGGCTGGTGGTCGAGAAGGATGGATCATGAGCATAGGCTGGTGTATAAAGCTGAGGGAGACTCACTTTATATTCTTCAGTGTAGAAAGCATTATTAG
- a CDS encoding PspC domain-containing protein has product MNKNISINISGIIFHIEEDGYERLKGYLESITTYFSTFEDSKEIIADIESRIAEIFLEKLDKENKQVVAIEDVNMLISTMGTIADFEAIEDKEDKAAPAADTGSGESTDTAEEKTEQKEKTGSKRLYRDINRKVVGGVCSGLAHYFSIDPMWVRLLFLLMFFNFFLPGLSGAILLAYIILWIVVPGNKALEDDKKIKKMFRSQEDRVLGGVASGVAAYFGVDVTVIRLLFVLSIFLGGTGFFVYIILWIITPLAKTITEKMQMQGEPVTLSNIETNIKSNLNIKEDEESPIVKVLLFPFRLIALIINGIAKFIGPAANVFVEILRVFIGLLFSILGLSMMTAIAITCAMFFGLTIGWWDWVSVDGVPVELFQQTLPGWAVFGLFLSAFIPALAITLGGISIMAKRWVAGSFLGWSLFGLWIISLVLVSYTVPRIIMDFRTDAIHTETKTYDMAGKTAVLTLSDSDRREWDEWNGQYEAVELQLRGHKDSVYKVIMDFEARGRDRSTALENAQMVTYELNVQDSIFNFPRELKFRNDARFRVQNLDITLYIPYNQPFKMDESLARILRNTIYRNGYSTRQMEGNTWVFTDAGLKCTTCEEDDDYYSYNSGSGKSSFDADPLTYDFKGYDEIEAGGIFKFYIKQGDYKNIEITGDDEWLERVKVSQSGGVLKFDIRGSDWDWRDNWESSDKIYVYISTPDLESIELSGASEAYIDGFQANRMALNLSGFAQVDMDIDASKLDIEMDGGSKLTLRGNVNELKADVEGAASLDAFGSEARYVEVNAQGAARAKVNAMVDLKAEASGASTIVYQGEASSDIRRSGAGSVRKE; this is encoded by the coding sequence ATGAATAAGAATATAAGCATCAATATTAGCGGCATTATCTTCCACATAGAGGAAGATGGCTATGAAAGGCTAAAGGGCTACCTCGAATCCATTACCACCTATTTTTCGACTTTCGAAGACAGCAAAGAAATTATCGCCGATATCGAAAGCAGAATTGCTGAGATTTTTCTCGAGAAACTGGACAAAGAAAACAAGCAGGTAGTGGCTATCGAAGATGTCAATATGCTGATTTCTACGATGGGTACCATTGCCGACTTCGAGGCGATTGAAGACAAAGAAGACAAAGCAGCGCCTGCAGCCGACACCGGCAGCGGAGAAAGTACGGACACAGCGGAAGAAAAGACTGAACAAAAAGAGAAGACCGGTTCAAAAAGACTTTATCGTGACATCAACAGAAAAGTCGTTGGTGGGGTGTGCAGTGGTCTTGCCCACTATTTCAGCATCGACCCCATGTGGGTGCGTTTGCTCTTTCTGCTTATGTTCTTCAACTTCTTTCTACCAGGGTTAAGTGGCGCAATTTTGCTCGCCTACATAATCCTTTGGATTGTGGTGCCGGGCAACAAGGCCCTTGAAGACGACAAGAAGATCAAGAAAATGTTCCGCAGCCAGGAAGACCGGGTGCTGGGTGGTGTGGCCAGTGGTGTCGCCGCCTATTTCGGAGTGGACGTAACAGTGATCAGGCTCCTCTTCGTACTATCTATCTTCCTCGGAGGCACCGGATTCTTTGTTTACATCATCTTGTGGATCATCACGCCCCTGGCGAAGACCATCACCGAGAAAATGCAGATGCAGGGAGAGCCTGTTACGCTTTCCAATATTGAAACAAACATCAAGTCGAACCTCAACATAAAAGAAGACGAAGAAAGCCCTATCGTGAAAGTGTTGTTGTTTCCATTCCGATTGATTGCGTTGATCATCAATGGTATCGCCAAATTTATCGGCCCTGCTGCCAATGTATTCGTTGAGATCCTCCGGGTATTTATTGGCCTGCTGTTTAGCATCTTAGGATTATCGATGATGACAGCCATTGCTATTACTTGTGCCATGTTCTTTGGGCTTACCATTGGCTGGTGGGACTGGGTATCGGTTGATGGCGTACCAGTAGAGCTTTTCCAACAGACACTCCCAGGCTGGGCTGTCTTTGGGCTCTTCCTGTCAGCTTTTATACCAGCATTGGCTATCACCCTGGGTGGTATCAGCATCATGGCCAAAAGATGGGTGGCCGGCTCCTTCTTGGGATGGTCACTGTTCGGCTTGTGGATCATCAGCCTTGTGCTCGTGAGCTACACAGTGCCACGCATTATCATGGACTTCCGCACAGATGCTATCCATACAGAAACCAAAACGTACGACATGGCCGGTAAAACAGCGGTATTGACTTTATCAGACAGCGACCGCCGGGAGTGGGACGAGTGGAACGGCCAGTATGAAGCTGTAGAACTCCAGCTAAGAGGTCATAAAGATTCCGTGTATAAAGTAATAATGGATTTTGAAGCCAGAGGAAGAGACCGCTCGACAGCACTTGAAAATGCGCAGATGGTTACTTATGAGCTCAATGTGCAAGATTCCATCTTTAACTTCCCAAGAGAGTTGAAGTTCAGGAACGATGCCCGCTTCAGGGTACAGAACCTCGACATTACGCTGTATATTCCCTATAACCAGCCCTTCAAAATGGACGAAAGCCTGGCCAGGATCCTGAGAAACACTATTTACAGAAACGGCTACTCTACCCGACAGATGGAAGGTAACACGTGGGTGTTTACCGACGCAGGTTTGAAGTGCACCACGTGCGAAGAGGATGACGACTACTACTCGTACAACTCAGGTTCAGGAAAAAGTTCTTTCGATGCCGATCCTCTGACGTACGACTTCAAAGGATATGATGAGATAGAAGCTGGCGGCATCTTCAAATTCTACATCAAGCAGGGCGACTACAAAAACATCGAAATCACCGGCGACGACGAATGGCTGGAAAGAGTGAAAGTGAGCCAATCGGGGGGCGTATTGAAGTTCGACATCCGTGGCAGCGACTGGGACTGGCGTGACAACTGGGAGTCCAGCGACAAAATCTACGTCTACATCAGCACACCTGATCTGGAGAGTATTGAGTTATCCGGCGCTTCGGAAGCCTATATCGATGGTTTCCAGGCCAACAGGATGGCGCTCAATCTATCGGGGTTTGCCCAGGTGGACATGGACATCGACGCCTCCAAGCTCGACATAGAAATGGACGGCGGCAGTAAGCTGACCCTGCGGGGCAATGTGAACGAGCTGAAAGCTGACGTGGAGGGCGCTGCCTCACTCGACGCCTTTGGCAGTGAGGCCAGGTATGTCGAGGTCAACGCACAGGGAGCTGCCCGTGCCAAGGTAAATGCCATGGTCGACCTGAAAGCCGAAGCATCCGGTGCCAGCACCATTGTGTACCAGGGTGAGGCAAGCTCCGATATCAGAAGATCAGGAGCGGGGAGCGTGAGGAAGGAATAG
- a CDS encoding PadR family transcriptional regulator: MNIENTQVQMRKGILEFCILHIISRGEVYASDMLQELTSAKIMVVEGTLYPLLTRLRKAGLVDYKWVESNSGPPRKYYTLTDEGTTFLNGLQDTWDELVGSTSKIMTTKKQNGQKK, translated from the coding sequence ATGAACATTGAGAATACACAGGTGCAGATGCGGAAGGGAATTCTCGAGTTTTGCATCCTCCATATCATATCACGTGGCGAGGTGTATGCCTCCGACATGTTGCAGGAGCTTACCTCTGCAAAGATCATGGTGGTGGAAGGAACACTCTACCCCCTCCTTACCCGGCTGCGAAAGGCCGGCCTCGTTGACTACAAATGGGTTGAATCAAATTCAGGGCCACCCAGAAAATACTATACCCTGACTGATGAAGGAACAACTTTTTTAAATGGGCTCCAGGATACCTGGGACGAACTTGTGGGCTCCACCAGTAAAATTATGACAACGAAAAAGCAAAACGGGCAAAAGAAATGA
- a CDS encoding putative type IX sorting system protein PorV2, producing MRITLILAVCLSFSGLLFGQGNAPKYSNEFLAIGVGARALGMGNMQVGLANDVTAGYWNPAALTQLTEQYQVGLMHAAYFAGIANYDFAGFATPIDSNTFMGVSVIRFGVDNIPDTRFLYDASGAINYDNIRFFSAADYAFMFSLAKKMGGLSLGGNLKVIHRTVGDFANAWGFGLDAALQYNRANWKMGAVLRDATGTFNAWTHNSSLVVDVYTQTGNVIPESSLEITLPRLSVGLANAVVNKGKWAGLVGADVDLTFDGQRNTVIKSKLASIDPKAGFEVSYAQKAFLRGGVSQLQQVKDFDGSKSWTYLPSFGIGLNLQGVQIDYALTDIGNRAQSPYSHIFSLRYGWNAK from the coding sequence ATGCGGATTACATTAATTCTTGCCGTCTGTTTGTCCTTCTCCGGCCTGCTATTTGGACAGGGAAATGCACCAAAATATAGCAACGAGTTTCTGGCTATAGGCGTGGGTGCCAGGGCATTGGGAATGGGCAATATGCAAGTTGGTCTGGCCAACGATGTTACGGCGGGTTATTGGAACCCCGCTGCACTCACTCAGCTTACCGAACAATACCAGGTGGGACTGATGCATGCGGCCTACTTTGCTGGCATAGCCAATTACGATTTTGCGGGATTTGCTACTCCCATCGATAGCAATACCTTCATGGGTGTTTCTGTGATCCGTTTTGGGGTTGACAATATTCCCGACACCAGGTTCCTTTACGACGCCAGCGGCGCTATCAACTACGATAATATCCGTTTCTTTTCTGCGGCCGACTACGCATTCATGTTTTCGCTTGCTAAGAAAATGGGAGGTCTTTCGCTGGGCGGCAACCTGAAGGTGATCCACCGGACAGTGGGCGATTTTGCGAATGCCTGGGGCTTTGGTCTCGATGCGGCACTACAGTACAACAGGGCCAACTGGAAGATGGGGGCGGTACTCAGAGATGCTACCGGAACGTTCAATGCCTGGACGCACAATTCTTCATTGGTTGTTGACGTGTACACCCAAACGGGCAACGTGATCCCGGAGAGCAGCCTTGAAATTACGCTACCCCGCCTATCGGTGGGGCTTGCCAACGCAGTGGTAAACAAAGGAAAATGGGCAGGACTTGTTGGCGCCGACGTTGATTTGACGTTTGACGGACAAAGAAACACTGTGATCAAAAGTAAATTGGCCAGTATAGATCCGAAAGCAGGCTTTGAAGTGAGCTATGCGCAAAAGGCCTTTTTACGGGGAGGTGTGAGTCAGCTACAGCAGGTCAAAGATTTTGATGGCAGCAAATCGTGGACTTATCTGCCGTCGTTTGGTATCGGACTTAACCTTCAGGGAGTGCAGATAGACTATGCTTTAACAGACATAGGAAATAGGGCGCAGTCGCCTTATAGTCACATCTTTTCATTAAGATATGGATGGAATGCGAAATAG